One part of the Desulfonema ishimotonii genome encodes these proteins:
- a CDS encoding WG repeat-containing protein has protein sequence MNASGNKVMFRASENNRLCYINDQGEIILETDFESGTDFYEDKAIVMKNNKFGFINQSGDLIVDPIYDRANYFSEGFGCVKIGEKWGFIDSLGNEIVPPVYDEAKSFSCGLAAVRNFDEDSVYYIDVSGKPVMKFDAKNGTDRFSEGLLAMTNWNKENFLSGYRDTSGNWYIEPRYTTTRNFSEGLAGVQTLVGKTEKTGFINHEGELVLPHVYFTVLARFSCGLAVVYEKIKNETKAGCIDKSGELVIPFGFHLVHDFSDDMAMAWLAEEDEYYGFINRKGEYQTLRRFTDPALFHFRNGLAGYILMKQWDILINRGILCGRKKNGRAALHGGLYQAVRLWPRRAALPFFQLHRFGTLPDVTGQAESDRAQPPSDSQSEPSWLAAVRLHAHAETPLHASGAIVGLRFANPAHATVPDPRQLIFQPESGQTATDTGNNVRGRKRQKKEPQRQPRRRGCSSGTGGNRSKTKASLWQTDSVINHRKTGLLT, from the coding sequence ATGAATGCCAGTGGAAATAAAGTAATGTTCAGAGCTTCTGAAAATAACAGACTTTGTTACATCAATGATCAGGGGGAAATCATTCTGGAAACTGATTTCGAAAGCGGAACTGATTTTTATGAAGATAAAGCGATTGTTATGAAAAATAACAAATTCGGTTTCATCAATCAGAGCGGGGACCTGATCGTTGACCCCATATATGACAGGGCAAATTATTTCAGTGAAGGATTCGGTTGTGTGAAAATCGGCGAGAAATGGGGATTTATCGATTCTCTGGGGAATGAAATCGTACCGCCTGTGTATGATGAAGCAAAAAGTTTTTCATGTGGCTTGGCTGCTGTGCGAAATTTTGATGAAGACTCTGTTTATTATATTGATGTGAGCGGCAAACCCGTCATGAAGTTTGATGCAAAAAACGGAACCGACCGTTTTTCAGAGGGACTGTTGGCTATGACAAACTGGAATAAAGAAAACTTTCTTTCCGGATATCGTGATACTTCGGGAAACTGGTATATCGAACCCCGATATACTACCACAAGAAATTTTTCGGAAGGTCTCGCAGGCGTACAAACACTTGTCGGAAAGACCGAAAAAACCGGTTTTATCAATCATGAAGGAGAACTGGTTTTACCCCATGTCTATTTTACCGTATTGGCCCGGTTTTCATGCGGCCTTGCAGTGGTGTATGAGAAAATAAAAAATGAGACGAAAGCCGGGTGTATTGATAAAAGCGGAGAGCTTGTCATTCCGTTCGGGTTTCATTTAGTACATGATTTTTCCGATGATATGGCAATGGCATGGCTTGCCGAAGAGGATGAATATTACGGATTTATAAACAGAAAAGGTGAATATCAGACTCTGCGGCGATTTACAGATCCGGCACTGTTTCACTTCAGGAACGGCCTTGCTGGGTATATACTGATGAAACAATGGGATATATTAATAAACAGGGGGATTTTGTGTGGGAGAAAAAAAAACGGTAGGGCCGCCTTACATGGCGGCCTTTACCAAGCCGTTCGTTTATGGCCGCGCAGGGCAGCGCTACCATTCTTTCAACTTCATCGTTTCGGTACTCTGCCGGATGTCACGGGCCAAGCGGAGTCCGACCGTGCCCAACCTCCGTCCGACAGTCAGTCTGAACCATCGTGGTTGGCAGCGGTTCGGCTACACGCCCATGCCGAAACACCGCTTCATGCTTCGGGCGCTATTGTCGGGTTACGCTTCGCCAACCCAGCCCACGCAACTGTGCCCGATCCCCGTCAGTTGATCTTTCAGCCCGAATCAGGGCAAACGGCAACGGATACAGGGAACAATGTCAGAGGAAGAAAACGTCAGAAAAAGGAGCCACAGAGACAACCTCGGAGGAGAGGATGTTCATCAGGAACGGGAGGCAACCGTTCTAAAACCAAGGCGTCCCTGTGGCAGACGGATTCTGTGATAAATCACAGAAAAACCGGATTGTTAACATAA
- the sucD gene encoding succinate--CoA ligase subunit alpha yields the protein MSILVDKNTKLLVQGITGQEGQFHTRACVEYGTQVVAGVTPGKGGQKMDDVPVFNSVKSAVKETGANASMIFVPPPFAADAIMEAADAEVPLIVCITEGIPVMDMMKVKNYLKDKPVRLIGPNCPGIITPGECKIGIMPAKIHMPGKIGVVSRSGTLTYEAVHALTLAGLGQTTCIGIGGDPVNGTNFIDCLSRFQEDEATEGIVMIGEIGGNAEELAADYIKEKVTKPVVGFIAGLTAPPGRRMGHAGAIISGNSGTGQSKVEAMKTNGINVCENLAYLKDVCSEVFGGLA from the coding sequence GTGAGCATACTTGTAGATAAAAATACAAAACTTTTGGTCCAGGGAATCACAGGCCAGGAAGGCCAGTTTCACACCCGTGCGTGTGTCGAATACGGCACACAGGTTGTTGCCGGCGTCACCCCCGGCAAGGGCGGTCAGAAGATGGACGACGTGCCGGTCTTCAACTCGGTTAAATCCGCAGTGAAAGAGACCGGTGCCAATGCCAGCATGATCTTTGTTCCGCCGCCCTTTGCGGCCGACGCCATCATGGAGGCGGCAGACGCGGAAGTCCCCCTGATCGTGTGCATCACCGAGGGGATTCCGGTCATGGACATGATGAAGGTCAAGAATTATCTCAAAGACAAACCCGTTCGCCTGATCGGACCCAACTGCCCCGGCATCATCACCCCGGGCGAGTGCAAGATCGGTATCATGCCCGCCAAAATCCATATGCCGGGCAAGATCGGCGTGGTTTCCCGCTCCGGAACCCTGACCTATGAGGCGGTTCATGCGCTGACCCTGGCCGGTCTGGGGCAGACCACCTGCATCGGCATCGGCGGAGATCCGGTCAACGGCACCAACTTCATCGACTGCCTGAGCCGTTTTCAGGAGGATGAGGCCACCGAGGGCATCGTGATGATCGGCGAGATCGGCGGCAACGCGGAAGAGCTGGCTGCTGACTATATCAAAGAAAAGGTGACCAAACCGGTCGTGGGCTTCATCGCCGGACTGACCGCACCTCCGGGCCGCCGCATGGGTCATGCCGGCGCCATCATCAGCGGCAATAGCGGCACGGGCCAGAGCAAGGTCGAGGCCATGAAGACCAACGGTATCAATGTCTGTGAAAACCTGGCCTACCTGAAAGATGTCTGCAGCGAGGTTTTCGGGGGCCTGGCTTAA
- the acnA gene encoding aconitate hydratase AcnA produces the protein MERQAFVRQMNVSGQDYHILDIMKLEEDGIANISRLPFSIRILVENLLRKLDGHVVKEQDLLNVANWQKTYDAPVEIPHHPARVLMQDFTGVPAVVDLAAMRDAVKALGGDPRKVNPLIPVELVVDHSVQIDYYGTCDALRKNVAREYERNGERYALLKWAQKSFDNFRVVPPNSGICHQVNLEHLGRVVITETQDGQTFAYPDSLVGTDSHTTMINGVGVMGWGVGGIEAEAVMLGQPYFMSIPEVIGVRMTGALRPGVTATDLVLTVTQMLREYKVVEKFVEFFGPGMKQLSIPDRATIANMSPEYGATMGFFPVDEKTVDYLRLTDRAAQAEVVEACAKALGLFYTGTETPEYTDVLEIDLATVVPSLAGPARPQDRIVLSDLENHFDNLLRCGHERNTDIENISQFLDESGCVTSREPYCEPSGRRRFTINMNGKEVSVGDGSIVIASITSCTNTSNPFVLLGAALLAKNAVERGLSVPAHVKTSLAPGSRVVKDYLEDAGLMPWLEALGFHLAGFGCTTCIGNSGPLHPQIEQLIRDHDLTVASVLSGNRNFEARIHQSIKGNFLASPMLVVAFALAGRIDVNLVRRPLGLDPNGEPVYLEEIWPKNAEIEALVKAHVRPSFYQTEYARIFDGDEFWQELAVAESTTFAWDEASTYIRNPPYFEGFTPELGKPADIKNARPLLLLGDSVTTDHISPAGAIPAQYPAGRYLTGKGIREGDFNSYGSRRGNHEVMMRGTFGNIRIKNKLAGGKEGSFTRKFPEDEEMFIYEASEKYRADGTPLVVMGGREYGTGSSRDWAAKGSNLLGVRAVIAESYERIHRSNLVGMGVLPLQFKAGEGWESLGLDGSETLTITGLADMAPRKTLNVRAVRTDGTEMNFEVISRLNTDIDVAYFEHGGILPYVLRKLLKD, from the coding sequence ATGGAAAGACAGGCGTTTGTACGGCAGATGAATGTCAGCGGGCAGGATTATCATATTCTGGATATTATGAAACTCGAGGAAGACGGCATCGCCAATATCTCCCGGCTGCCCTTTTCCATTCGCATACTGGTGGAAAACCTGCTGAGAAAACTGGACGGTCATGTGGTGAAGGAGCAGGATCTGCTCAATGTTGCCAACTGGCAGAAAACATATGACGCGCCTGTGGAGATTCCCCACCATCCGGCGCGGGTGCTGATGCAGGATTTTACCGGCGTTCCGGCTGTGGTGGATCTGGCGGCCATGCGGGACGCGGTCAAAGCGCTGGGCGGCGATCCCCGGAAGGTCAACCCCCTGATTCCCGTGGAACTGGTGGTGGACCACTCGGTTCAGATTGATTATTACGGCACCTGTGATGCCCTGAGAAAAAACGTCGCCAGAGAGTATGAGCGCAACGGGGAGCGGTACGCCCTGCTCAAGTGGGCCCAGAAAAGCTTTGACAATTTCAGGGTCGTCCCCCCCAACTCCGGCATCTGTCATCAGGTCAACCTGGAACACCTGGGTCGGGTGGTCATCACCGAGACGCAGGACGGCCAGACCTTTGCCTACCCGGACAGTCTGGTGGGCACCGACTCCCACACCACCATGATCAACGGCGTCGGCGTCATGGGCTGGGGCGTGGGCGGCATTGAGGCCGAGGCCGTCATGCTGGGACAGCCCTATTTCATGTCGATCCCGGAGGTCATCGGCGTGCGCATGACCGGGGCGCTGAGACCGGGCGTCACGGCCACCGACCTGGTGCTGACCGTGACCCAGATGCTGCGCGAGTACAAGGTGGTGGAGAAGTTTGTGGAGTTCTTCGGCCCCGGCATGAAGCAGCTGAGTATCCCGGACCGGGCCACCATTGCCAACATGTCGCCCGAATACGGCGCGACCATGGGCTTCTTTCCCGTGGATGAAAAAACCGTGGACTACCTGAGGCTGACCGACCGCGCGGCACAGGCCGAAGTGGTCGAGGCCTGCGCCAAAGCCCTCGGCCTGTTCTACACCGGGACGGAGACGCCGGAATACACGGATGTGCTGGAAATTGATCTGGCAACGGTCGTGCCCTCCCTGGCCGGTCCGGCCCGTCCCCAGGACCGCATTGTCCTCAGCGATCTGGAAAACCACTTTGACAATCTCCTCAGATGCGGCCATGAGCGGAACACGGATATCGAAAACATCTCCCAGTTTCTGGACGAGTCCGGCTGCGTGACCTCCCGCGAACCCTATTGCGAGCCCAGCGGCCGGCGGCGGTTTACCATCAATATGAACGGCAAAGAGGTGAGCGTGGGCGACGGCAGCATCGTCATCGCGTCCATCACCTCCTGCACCAATACCTCCAACCCCTTTGTGCTGCTGGGGGCCGCGCTTCTGGCGAAGAATGCCGTGGAGCGGGGGCTGAGCGTACCGGCCCATGTCAAGACCTCTCTGGCCCCGGGGTCCAGGGTGGTGAAGGACTATCTGGAGGACGCGGGTCTCATGCCCTGGCTGGAGGCCCTGGGGTTCCATCTGGCCGGGTTCGGCTGCACCACCTGTATCGGCAACAGCGGCCCGCTCCACCCGCAGATCGAGCAGCTGATCAGAGATCACGACCTGACGGTGGCATCGGTGCTGTCGGGCAACCGGAATTTCGAGGCCCGGATTCACCAGAGCATCAAGGGCAACTTCCTGGCATCGCCCATGCTGGTGGTGGCCTTTGCGCTGGCCGGCCGCATTGATGTGAATCTGGTCAGGCGGCCCCTGGGACTCGACCCCAACGGCGAGCCGGTCTATCTGGAAGAAATCTGGCCGAAGAATGCCGAAATCGAGGCCCTGGTCAAAGCCCATGTCAGGCCGTCGTTCTATCAGACCGAATACGCCCGGATCTTTGACGGCGACGAATTCTGGCAGGAACTGGCGGTGGCCGAAAGCACCACCTTTGCCTGGGATGAGGCCTCAACCTATATCCGTAACCCGCCCTATTTCGAGGGCTTCACGCCGGAACTGGGCAAGCCTGCCGACATTAAAAACGCCCGCCCGCTGCTGCTTCTGGGGGATTCGGTGACGACCGATCACATCTCGCCGGCCGGAGCGATACCGGCCCAATATCCGGCAGGCCGGTATCTGACGGGCAAGGGGATTCGGGAGGGGGATTTCAACTCCTATGGCTCCCGGCGCGGCAACCACGAGGTGATGATGCGGGGAACTTTCGGCAATATTCGGATTAAAAACAAATTGGCTGGCGGCAAGGAGGGGAGCTTTACCCGAAAATTCCCCGAGGATGAGGAGATGTTTATCTACGAGGCATCCGAGAAATACCGGGCCGACGGCACCCCCCTGGTGGTCATGGGCGGCAGGGAATACGGCACCGGTTCCTCGCGGGACTGGGCCGCCAAAGGCAGCAATCTGCTGGGGGTCCGGGCGGTGATCGCGGAATCCTATGAGCGGATTCACCGGAGCAATCTGGTGGGCATGGGGGTGCTGCCCCTCCAGTTCAAAGCGGGCGAAGGCTGGGAAAGCCTGGGTCTGGACGGGTCCGAGACCCTCACCATCACGGGGCTGGCCGACATGGCGCCGCGCAAAACCCTGAATGTCAGGGCCGTCAGGACGGACGGAACCGAAATGAATTTCGAGGTGATCTCCCGGCTCAACACGGATATCGACGTGGCCTATTTCGAACACGGCGGCATCCTGCCCTATGTGCTGCGGAAGCTGCTGAAAGACTGA
- a CDS encoding DUF1007 family protein, with product MKPNSVIRHILPMVWLFALLASDVFAHPHAFIVDRMTIVFDDQGMAGIRIQWNFDEFFSGMLAEDYDRDHDGRFSPEEVAVLKKEAFDNLAEYGYFSHIKIAGKPFPVKFVKNFEAVLEQGKMAYSFFIPCHVKATDRIKEIRIAQYDTTYYSAILYSESKPIVIENADGFEVTHKLAENPDETYYFEMLHPVEAVIRFRKVS from the coding sequence ATGAAACCAAACTCTGTTATCCGGCATATCCTGCCGATGGTATGGTTGTTTGCCCTTTTGGCGTCTGATGTTTTTGCCCATCCCCATGCCTTCATCGTTGACCGCATGACCATCGTCTTTGATGATCAGGGCATGGCGGGCATCCGCATACAGTGGAATTTTGATGAATTTTTTTCCGGGATGCTGGCCGAGGATTATGACCGGGACCATGACGGACGGTTCAGCCCGGAAGAGGTGGCGGTGCTGAAAAAGGAAGCGTTTGACAATCTGGCGGAATACGGCTATTTTTCCCATATCAAGATTGCCGGAAAACCGTTTCCTGTGAAATTTGTCAAAAATTTTGAGGCGGTGCTTGAACAGGGTAAAATGGCCTACAGTTTTTTTATTCCGTGCCATGTGAAGGCCACGGATCGGATCAAAGAAATCCGAATCGCCCAGTACGACACCACTTATTACTCCGCCATCCTCTATTCGGAATCCAAGCCGATCGTGATCGAAAACGCGGATGGGTTCGAAGTGACACACAAACTCGCCGAGAACCCGGATGAAACCTATTATTTCGAGATGCTTCACCCGGTCGAAGCGGTGATTCGGTTCAGGAAAGTGTCATGA
- the hypA gene encoding hydrogenase maturation nickel metallochaperone HypA: protein MHEMGIAMQVLEIAKASIPEEMGDAQVEQVNLKVGKLAAVVPDSLRFCFEVISRDTTFAGATLNIEEVPVVAQCSRCQHRWTVSGSPVFRCSACDSGEIRVLSGRELEVASIEVAD, encoded by the coding sequence ATGCATGAGATGGGAATCGCAATGCAGGTTCTTGAGATTGCGAAGGCGTCCATACCGGAAGAGATGGGAGATGCACAGGTGGAACAGGTGAACCTGAAGGTGGGAAAACTGGCCGCTGTGGTACCGGACAGCCTCCGTTTCTGTTTTGAGGTGATTTCACGCGACACAACATTTGCCGGTGCGACGCTCAATATCGAAGAGGTGCCGGTCGTGGCCCAGTGCAGTCGCTGTCAGCACAGATGGACGGTCAGCGGCAGTCCGGTGTTCCGGTGTTCCGCCTGCGACAGCGGGGAAATCCGGGTATTGTCAGGCCGGGAACTTGAAGTGGCGTCCATTGAGGTTGCCGACTAA
- a CDS encoding FAD-binding and (Fe-S)-binding domain-containing protein, whose product MLTGKYMELYNRLRLEIPAERLIHDDLRTFAYGTDASVYRLIPRLIVRVESEAEVILTLKHCRDLALPVTFRAAGTSLSGQALTDSVMILMGTEGWRDYAISEDAGEIRLGAGILGAQANQYLSPYNRKIGPDPASVNSAKIGGIVANNACGMASGVIHNSMYTLKHMRIIFSDGTVLDTGDPESRRAFLRDKQEMVERVSALAARVKGDSAMTAKIREKYSIKNTCGYSVNALTDFDDPVDIIQHLMVGSEGTLGFISQVTFMTTYEAPRKATALMLFPTMARACEAVLLLKKCSVSAAELMDRVALRSVETKPGMPPHIRTLDDEAAALLVETRADDDAALQRQVDEIVAAFASFPLAHAVEFTTDAARIEALWNVRKGIFPSACSARKMGTSVIIEDIAVPIRHLENTLSDVQALFRKYEYESPVIWGHVFDGNVHFVLTPDLTDPEEVALYKKFMDEVVDLVVDRYNGSLKAEHGTGRNMAPFVEREWGPEIYAVMREIKAVFDPDGLINPDVIINDDPEGHLRNFKGMPVAHPLVDTCIECGFCERNCMSHDLTLSARQRIVLYREMTRLARSGADPTRLAALRRQFDYYGDQTCAADGLCALSCPVEIDTGRLIKDLRHAGLSATASRVAGAIGDHMDTVTTLTRWGLKVADRIHAVVGTDRMSQWARSLRKLSGDRLPLWTAWMPRNAEAISCMPVRRESRLRVVYFPACITRSMGPARYDDEQVALTRKTESLLRKAGYEIIYPKGMDRLCCGMPFASKGITDTAGKKARELGAALLAASENGEIPVLCDMSPCLYHMKETLDARLDLYEPIEFILKFLTSRLKFVKLPETVVIHTVCSAKKMGLEEKFRQLAEMCAETVVTPQITCCGFAGDRGFSYPELNAHGLRHLKEQIPESARHGYSTSRTCEIGLSRHGGISWQSVLYLVDRCTTPLD is encoded by the coding sequence ATGCTCACTGGAAAATATATGGAACTCTATAACCGGCTGCGCCTTGAAATTCCGGCGGAACGCCTGATTCACGATGATCTGCGAACCTTTGCCTACGGGACCGACGCCAGCGTTTACCGGCTGATCCCCCGGCTGATCGTCCGGGTGGAATCGGAAGCGGAGGTTATTCTGACCCTGAAGCACTGCCGGGATCTGGCCCTTCCCGTCACCTTCCGGGCGGCAGGGACGAGCCTGTCCGGCCAGGCCCTGACCGATTCGGTGATGATCCTGATGGGGACCGAAGGCTGGCGGGACTACGCCATCAGCGAAGATGCCGGCGAGATCCGGCTGGGGGCTGGCATACTGGGGGCACAGGCGAACCAGTATCTGTCGCCATACAACAGAAAAATCGGGCCGGACCCGGCCTCGGTCAACTCGGCCAAAATTGGCGGCATTGTGGCCAACAACGCCTGCGGCATGGCCAGCGGCGTCATCCACAACAGCATGTACACCCTGAAGCACATGCGGATCATCTTCAGCGATGGCACGGTGCTCGATACGGGCGACCCTGAAAGCCGCCGGGCGTTTCTCCGGGATAAACAGGAGATGGTGGAACGGGTCAGTGCCTTGGCGGCGCGGGTCAAAGGCGATTCGGCCATGACCGCGAAAATCAGGGAAAAGTACAGTATCAAAAATACCTGCGGCTACAGCGTCAACGCCCTGACCGACTTTGACGACCCCGTTGACATCATCCAGCACCTCATGGTCGGCTCCGAGGGCACGCTGGGCTTCATCTCGCAGGTCACTTTCATGACCACCTACGAAGCGCCCCGGAAGGCCACGGCCCTGATGCTTTTTCCGACCATGGCCAGGGCGTGCGAGGCCGTGCTGCTGCTCAAAAAATGTTCGGTCAGCGCGGCCGAGCTGATGGACCGGGTGGCGCTCCGCTCTGTGGAGACCAAACCCGGAATGCCGCCCCATATCCGCACACTGGACGACGAGGCGGCGGCCCTGCTGGTGGAGACGCGGGCGGACGATGACGCGGCCCTGCAACGGCAGGTGGATGAGATTGTCGCCGCGTTCGCGTCCTTCCCCCTGGCCCATGCCGTTGAGTTCACCACAGACGCCGCCCGGATCGAGGCCCTGTGGAACGTGCGGAAAGGGATTTTCCCCAGCGCCTGTTCGGCCCGCAAAATGGGCACATCGGTCATCATTGAGGATATCGCCGTGCCCATCCGTCATCTGGAAAACACGCTGTCGGATGTGCAGGCGCTGTTTCGGAAATATGAGTACGAAAGCCCGGTCATCTGGGGCCATGTGTTTGACGGCAACGTCCACTTCGTCCTGACCCCCGACCTTACCGACCCGGAGGAGGTGGCGCTTTACAAGAAATTCATGGACGAGGTGGTTGATCTGGTGGTGGACAGGTACAACGGCTCTCTCAAGGCCGAACACGGCACGGGCCGCAACATGGCCCCCTTTGTGGAACGGGAATGGGGGCCGGAGATCTACGCGGTGATGAGAGAGATCAAGGCGGTTTTCGACCCGGACGGGCTGATCAACCCGGATGTGATCATCAACGACGATCCCGAAGGCCATCTCCGCAATTTCAAGGGGATGCCTGTGGCCCACCCCCTGGTGGACACCTGCATTGAGTGTGGATTCTGCGAGCGGAACTGCATGTCCCACGACCTGACCCTGTCGGCCCGCCAGCGCATCGTGCTTTACCGGGAGATGACCCGGCTGGCCCGAAGCGGCGCCGATCCGACCCGGCTGGCGGCACTTCGGCGGCAGTTTGACTACTACGGGGATCAGACCTGCGCGGCTGACGGGCTGTGCGCCCTGAGCTGCCCGGTGGAGATCGACACCGGCAGGCTGATCAAGGATCTGCGTCACGCCGGGCTGTCGGCCACCGCTAGCCGAGTGGCCGGGGCCATCGGTGACCACATGGATACGGTTACGACCCTGACGCGGTGGGGGCTGAAGGTCGCAGACCGGATTCACGCCGTGGTCGGCACAGACCGGATGTCACAGTGGGCGCGGTCGCTCCGAAAGCTGTCCGGGGACCGGCTGCCCCTCTGGACCGCCTGGATGCCCCGGAACGCCGAGGCCATCTCCTGTATGCCGGTCCGGCGGGAAAGCAGGCTTCGGGTGGTCTACTTCCCTGCCTGCATCACCCGGTCCATGGGGCCTGCCCGGTACGATGACGAGCAGGTGGCCCTGACCCGGAAGACCGAGTCCCTGCTGCGAAAGGCCGGATATGAGATCATCTACCCGAAAGGGATGGACAGGCTCTGCTGCGGGATGCCCTTTGCCAGCAAGGGGATCACCGACACGGCGGGAAAAAAGGCGCGGGAGCTGGGGGCGGCCCTGCTGGCGGCCTCTGAGAACGGGGAGATTCCCGTTTTGTGCGATATGAGTCCCTGCCTTTACCACATGAAGGAGACGCTGGATGCGCGGCTGGATCTCTATGAGCCTATCGAATTTATACTGAAGTTTCTCACCTCGCGCCTGAAGTTCGTCAAACTGCCGGAAACGGTCGTCATTCATACGGTGTGCAGCGCCAAGAAGATGGGGCTGGAGGAGAAATTCAGACAGCTTGCGGAGATGTGCGCGGAAACGGTGGTCACGCCCCAGATTACCTGCTGCGGGTTTGCCGGAGACCGGGGCTTCAGCTACCCGGAACTCAACGCCCACGGCCTGCGCCACCTGAAGGAACAGATTCCCGAATCGGCACGGCACGGCTATTCCACCAGCCGCACCTGCGAGATCGGCCTGTCCCGCCACGGCGGTATTTCCTGGCAGTCAGTTCTGTATCTGGTGGACCGGTGTACCACGCCGCTTGACTGA
- a CDS encoding sigma-54 dependent transcriptional regulator, translating into MSSVLVVSAEREVVQVIRSAFGPDAGVAHVANRYSALEILQRKRRDFVFIDISILREMSSHKDFKEALRPFWNLFPSIEIIVMAPREMIRQAVRAVKAGATDYLTYPIVPDEARLVAESIRESVLMESELEYLRNQQWKSDSFEFVKTRNAGMQQVFSKIRSVAPTKTTVLLAGETGVGKGVLARLIHRHSNREDAQFISVHCGAIPETLVESELFGHERGAFTGAIRKRLGKFEIAKDGTIFLDEIGTVTPQVQIRLLQVLQDGIFSRVGGEDVIATTARVIAATNTDLRQMSETGLFRKDLYYRLNVFPIEIPPLRERPEDIPFFTDFFLGKMNRLNPKSIHDIHPKVLEALARYSWPGNIRELENLIERAYILETSSVLTPESFPAELFEQEGTTSLPVNVSLPLAEARQQVVASFERQYLKELLSQYQGRVNRTAEAAGITTRQLHKLMRKYGLRKEDFKA; encoded by the coding sequence ATGAGTTCTGTGTTGGTCGTTTCCGCCGAGCGGGAAGTGGTACAGGTTATTCGCTCGGCCTTTGGCCCGGATGCGGGCGTGGCGCATGTGGCAAACCGGTATTCAGCCCTGGAGATATTGCAGCGTAAACGCCGGGATTTTGTTTTTATCGATATCAGTATCCTCCGGGAGATGTCATCGCACAAGGATTTCAAGGAAGCACTGCGCCCCTTCTGGAACCTCTTTCCGTCCATTGAAATCATCGTCATGGCCCCCCGGGAGATGATCCGGCAGGCGGTCCGGGCCGTCAAGGCCGGGGCAACCGATTATCTGACGTATCCCATTGTCCCCGATGAGGCCCGGCTGGTGGCCGAGAGCATCCGGGAATCGGTCCTCATGGAATCCGAGCTGGAATATCTGCGGAACCAGCAGTGGAAATCCGACTCCTTTGAATTTGTGAAAACCCGGAACGCCGGTATGCAGCAGGTCTTCAGCAAAATCCGGTCCGTGGCCCCCACAAAGACCACCGTCCTTCTGGCCGGGGAGACCGGCGTGGGCAAAGGGGTGCTTGCCCGGCTGATCCACCGGCACAGCAACCGCGAGGATGCCCAGTTTATCAGCGTCCACTGCGGGGCAATTCCCGAAACGCTGGTCGAAAGCGAGCTGTTCGGTCACGAAAGGGGCGCATTTACCGGAGCCATCCGGAAGCGGCTGGGCAAGTTTGAGATCGCCAAGGACGGCACCATATTTCTGGACGAGATCGGCACGGTCACCCCCCAGGTTCAGATAAGATTGTTGCAGGTACTCCAGGACGGGATTTTCAGCCGGGTGGGGGGCGAAGATGTGATCGCCACCACTGCCCGCGTGATTGCCGCCACCAACACCGACCTCAGGCAGATGAGCGAAACCGGCCTGTTCCGAAAAGATCTCTATTACCGCCTCAATGTCTTCCCCATTGAAATCCCCCCGCTTCGGGAGCGGCCGGAGGATATCCCCTTTTTTACCGATTTTTTCCTCGGGAAGATGAACAGGCTCAACCCCAAAAGCATCCATGATATTCATCCGAAGGTGCTGGAGGCCCTGGCGCGTTATTCCTGGCCGGGCAATATCCGTGAACTGGAAAACCTCATTGAACGGGCCTATATTCTGGAGACCTCATCGGTGCTGACGCCGGAGAGCTTTCCGGCAGAGCTGTTTGAACAGGAGGGGACGACCAGTCTGCCGGTCAATGTCTCTCTGCCCCTGGCGGAAGCCCGGCAACAGGTGGTGGCCAGCTTTGAGCGGCAATATCTCAAAGAGCTGCTCTCCCAGTATCAGGGCCGGGTGAACAGGACGGCGGAAGCTGCCGGTATTACGACCCGGCAGCTGCACAAGCTGATGCGCAAATACGGACTCCGCAAGGAGGATTTCAAGGCCTGA